ACTGCTCAATGAGGCGCCCGCACCATGAAGCGGGTGGAAGGCTTGAGCCATGGCACCTTCCCGTGATCGCTACCGCAAGTTGCGGCAGACGTACACGAGCCTCGGACTGGGCGAACTGACCGCGGCGACAGTATTCGCCGGCATCGCCGCCAGCGGCCTGATTCCCGTCACGTCGACCCGCCCCGGCGCACTGGCGTTGTGGTCCGCGCTTGCCCCCCTGCTCCTGATCCTCGCCCAGGCGGGCGTCTACTGGCTCATGGCGCGCGAATGGGCCGGGCGAGCACGAATGCCCACCTGCGTCGCCGGAGCGTACCGAGCTGCCCGTCTCCTCGATCCGCTCGTTCTGGCTTTGGGACTCATCGGAATCGTCGCTTGGTTCCCCTCCGGCGCAGACGCGGCCCTCGTCCTAGGCGTCTGGGTGTTCGCTGCCGCCGAGTATGCGAACTACTTTGTCGTGCGGCTTGCCTACCCAGTCCATCGATGGGCCGCGCATGTAACGCAGTGGCGTACGCCTCGATTGATCAAAGACCTCGATCGGGCCCGATAGCACGCCGCCTCCGGATCGCATGGGCCCTCCACTGGGTCACCGTGGGCTTTAGCAACACTGCCTAGGCGCGTGCCTGCTTCGGGTTGTTCAGGATCGACAGGTGCGCGCAACTGCCAGCGCCACCGCTGCCCACTCTTCGTTGGGTAGGGCGTGATCGAGCCGACGCCGCGACGCCTAGACACGGGACTCACGAAGGATCGCAACGCCGCCGGATGCGGATGGCACGTGTTGCACACCCAGCCGATTGAGAGCTTTGCTAAGTTGGTCTATGTACCGCTCCTGCGCAGAGAGACCTTCGATCGCGATCTCCCTCGCGGAGCCTTCCGCTGTCTCGGCTCGATGGAATGCGTCGACGTACTGCAACATCGCGACGCGGAAGCGGAAGCGCAGCTCGTAGGCGTCGGTGATCTGGTTATCGGCGGTCTCGATGCCGACCGTGAGGTCGCCGGCAAGCCAGTCGACCGCATCCCACTCGCTGAGCATTTGGCCAGGCAGAACCTCGACCCGGCTACTAGTAACCAATGGGGCGAGCAGCGCGAAGGGTGGCACCTCCAGCGCGGCAGCGAGGACGAAGAGGTCGCCCAGAGTCACCGACGCCCGCTCCCCGTTCTCAAGCTTCGCGATTACAGATCGGTGCACCTTGTGCCCTAGATCGGCGGTGCGGTTTGAGAGCGCCTGGGCACTCAGCGGAGTGGAACGATCCTGCCGAAGTTGTCGGACGTTCCGGCCCACGGCGGCAGCAAGCCGCGCATCCCACGACTGTTGATCTACTGCCATGGATCAGAACACTACTTGACGGACTTGCGCTAATCAACGCCAGTACATAATCTGTCACTCATCGGAACTGGTGTCGCATTGTTTGATCCGATTTAAGACAGGAGGAACCACGCATGGCGGTTGCGCAGCGGGCTCTCAGCACTGACGGTGCGGCGGCGTATCTGGATATGCCGCCGGCCACACTCGCTTATTGGCGGAGCATCGGCGTTGGCCCGAAGTGGTTCAAGCTCGGACGACGCGTCAGATACGACCGAGCCGACCTCGACAGCTATATCGATGTTCAGAGGGAAGCCTCGCAGCATGGGCGGCAACTGTGACCGCCGATCCGGAGCGGATGACGATCACGGTCAAGGAAGCCGCTCAGATGCTCGGGGTCGACCCGCGTACGGTCACATCTGCTCTGAGTACGCGTGGTGGCAACATCCCCGCCCGCGCCGTCGGGCGAAGAGTCGTGATCCCTCGCGCGTCGTTCCTGGCATGGCTATCGGGTGATACCAAGGACGCCGAGTCGCCGCATGGTGAGAGTCGCGAGAGCGAAGTCGCTGCCATTGTACGGACGAAGCTCATTGAGTTGCTGGGCACGCTCGGTGCGAGCGAGAGTCCGAGGGCGCCGCAGTGAGTACTTCGGACAAGCGACTATTCGCGAAGTTCACGCTGGACTTCCCG
The DNA window shown above is from Microbacterium laevaniformans and carries:
- a CDS encoding helix-turn-helix transcriptional regulator, with protein sequence MAVAQRALSTDGAAAYLDMPPATLAYWRSIGVGPKWFKLGRRVRYDRADLDSYIDVQREASQHGRQL
- a CDS encoding helix-turn-helix domain-containing protein, yielding MTADPERMTITVKEAAQMLGVDPRTVTSALSTRGGNIPARAVGRRVVIPRASFLAWLSGDTKDAESPHGESRESEVAAIVRTKLIELLGTLGASESPRAPQ
- a CDS encoding helix-turn-helix domain-containing protein; protein product: MAVDQQSWDARLAAAVGRNVRQLRQDRSTPLSAQALSNRTADLGHKVHRSVIAKLENGERASVTLGDLFVLAAALEVPPFALLAPLVTSSRVEVLPGQMLSEWDAVDWLAGDLTVGIETADNQITDAYELRFRFRVAMLQYVDAFHRAETAEGSAREIAIEGLSAQERYIDQLSKALNRLGVQHVPSASGGVAILRESRV